Proteins co-encoded in one Lynx canadensis isolate LIC74 chromosome C1, mLynCan4.pri.v2, whole genome shotgun sequence genomic window:
- the ANKRD65 gene encoding LOW QUALITY PROTEIN: ankyrin repeat domain-containing protein 65 (The sequence of the model RefSeq protein was modified relative to this genomic sequence to represent the inferred CDS: inserted 1 base in 1 codon; deleted 2 bases in 1 codon; substituted 1 base at 1 genomic stop codon), with amino-acid sequence MEGISSWRTGPQGGLPLGMDSGSSRPGEQDPTEAGAERELRWVELSSEEALGAQTEGPSAPRAWGPLLQAVWRGHPGLVTKLLRQGASVEERDRAGRTPLHLAVLRGHVPLVRLLLQRGAAVGAADRAGRTPLHEAAWHGHSRVAELLLQRGAPAAARSXAGLTPLHLPPRWPYAAVRSCWRASRAPSRRTSRGWTAAPWAVRWRLFRCXALLFRRRRGPDGALCFFRGAGRGASLSPLLARGALCTPDSAGATALGIAASLGRTQDMEVLLDRGADPSLKDRHSRSALHRAAAGGHLPAVQLLVAWGAELDAGDSLGLTPLHHAARGGHAEVASHLLDRGAQVNAAGWLHKTPLHLAMEHGHGPTAELLLSRGASPTLRTQWGEVVRDLVSEGACPRRCSPFAESRSGRGT; translated from the exons ATGGAGGGGATATCCAGCTGGAGGACAGGACCCCAGGGAGGACTCCCTCTAGGG ATGGACTCCGGGAGCTCCCGGCCGGGGGAGCAGGACCCGACCGAGGCAGGGGCAGAGCGGGAACTGCGGTGGGTGGAGCTGAGCTCAGAGGAGGCCCTGGGAGCCCAGACAGAGGGGCCCAGCGCCCCACGAGCCTGGGGGCCCCTGCTGCAAGCCGTGTGGAGGGGTCACCCGGGCCTGGTGACAAAGCTGCTGCGTCAAGGGGCCAGTGTGGAGGAGAG GGACCGCGCAGGCAGGACCCCGCTCCACCTGGCCGTGCTGCGCGGCCACGTGCCCCTGGTGCGCCTGCTGCTGCAGCGCGGGGCCGCCGTGGGAGCCGCCGACCGCGCGGGGCGCACCCCGCTGCACGAGGCCGCCTGGCACGGCCACTCGCGGGTGGCGGAGCTGCTGCTGCAGCGCGGGGCCCCGGCCGCGGCGCGCT CGGCCGGCCTCACGCCGCTGCACTTGCCGCCGCGCTGGCCGTACGCTGCTGTCCGTTCCTGTTGGCGCGCCTCCCGTGCCCCCTCGCGGCGGACCTCGCGCGGCTGGACGGCGGCGCCCTGGGCGGTCCGCTGGCGCCTCTTCCGGTGCTGAGCTCTTCTCTTTCGGCGGCGGCGCGGCCCGGACGGCGCCCTCTGTTTCTTCCGCGGCGCG GGGCGCGGTGCGTCTCTGTCGCCTCTCCTGGCGCGCGGGGCCCTTTGTACCCCGGACAGCGCGGGGGCCACAGCGCTCGGCATCGCGGCGAGCCTGGGCCGCACGCAG gaCATGGAGGTGCTGCTTGACCGTGGGGCAGATCCCAGCCTCAAGGACAGGCACAGTCGCTCTGCACTCCACAGGGCTGCTGCTGGTGGACACCTGCCCGCTGTCCAGCTGCTAGTGGCCTGGGGAGCGGAGCTGGATGCTGGAGACTCACTGGGCCTCACACCACTGCACCACGCCGCTCGGGGAGGCCATGCAGAGGTTGCCAGCCACCTCCTAGACAGGGGAGCGCAGGTCAATGCTGCTGGGTGGCTCCACAAGACCCCCCTTCACCTTGCCATGGAGCACGGCCACGGCCCCACCGCAGAGCTCCTGCTGAGCCGAGGGGCTAGCCCCACCTTGAGGACACAGTGGGGTGAGGTGGTCCGGGACCTGGTGTCCGAGGGGGCCTGCCCCAGGCGCTGCTCACCCTTTGCAGAGAGTAGGAGTGGGAGGGGCACATAG
- the TMEM88B gene encoding LOW QUALITY PROTEIN: transmembrane protein 88B (The sequence of the model RefSeq protein was modified relative to this genomic sequence to represent the inferred CDS: deleted 2 bases in 1 codon) translates to MLGASVLPSDYLREHTRPVACESMSEQEKEMEEDEGGSTSDTAPMLPERVPDGQASALMSPRWVGLVVRGLGTLLLPGQALAGLLLHLLLPATVFLLALLPAAAIVYLGFLCHSRVHPAPRPACRALLSDRGAAALIVLGFLSLPPLLVLASAARTRLARRLRPLLPPPTWTPGSRRHPGSSDRGRAGRHTDGEEQFCAWV, encoded by the exons ATGCTGGGGGCCTCAGTCCTGCCGTCTGACTACCTCCGTGAACACACCAGGCCTGTTGCCTGCGAGAGCATGAGTGAAcaggagaaggaaatggaggagGATGAGGGAGGCAGCACTTCGGACACAGCCCCCATGCTGCCGGAAAGGGTTCCTGACGGCCAGGCCTCAGCCTTGATGTCCCCACGGTGGGTAGGCCTGGTGGTCCGAGGCCTTGGGACCCTACTGCTGCCTGGCCAGGCCCTGGCTGGACTCCTGCTGCACCTGCTGCTGCCTGCAACCGTGTTCCTGCTGGCCCTTCTGCCAGCAGCTGCCATCGTGTACCTGGGATTCCTGTGCCACTCGAGG GTCCACCCGGCGCCCCGCCCCGCGTGCCGCGCACTGCTCTCCGAC AGAGGCGCCGCGGCGCTCATCGTTCTCGGATTCCTTTCGCTGCCTCCGCTGCTCGTGCTTGCCTCGGCCGCCCGCACCCGCCTGGCCCGGCGTCTCCGCCCGCTGCTACCGCCCCCAACTTGGACCCCTGGATCCCGCCGCCACCCGGGGTCCAGCGACCGTGGGCGGGCGGGACGCCACACCGACGGGGAAGAGCAGTTCTGTGCCTGGGTGTGA